A single Candoia aspera isolate rCanAsp1 chromosome 9, rCanAsp1.hap2, whole genome shotgun sequence DNA region contains:
- the LOC134502808 gene encoding transmembrane protease serine 13-like translates to MAETPTSPISVPSLSQGPGPALFLSPPTAPSTPTFKASWGMGPKRVALIACLLVLIVLLVALILLFLFWRSSTGIVHKQPAESCSDHAVRCDGVPDCSQRSDELDCVRFGWNQSLLHVYSGAEREWLPVCSHTWTEAFSQKTCQQLGFLNASNTEYVSLSFPGKSLVAGGMQKTIQQSLNSSQCSSRKYVSLRCTNCGQRISGRIVGGTEASASKWPWQVSLQYGSAHICGGTIIDPQWVLTAAHCFFINSVKILDEWKVYAGTADLKQAMEGILVSEVIINANYSDDHDDYDIALMKLSQPLVLSAQVRPACLPMSGQRFLPGRTCFITGFGKISENEENTSPKLREAEVKIIDYRLCNSHNVYEGFLTPRMMCAGFLQGGKDSCQGDSGGPLVCQDNNRWYLAGVTSWGTGCGQRNKPGVYTQVTKLLGWIYSQMESQSN, encoded by the exons ATGGCAGAGACCCCCACGTCTCCCATCTCTGTGCCAAGCCTCTCCCAAGGACCTGGCCCagctctcttcctctccccacccacAGCTCCCTCCACGCCCACCTTCAAGGCCTCCTGGGGAATGGGCCCGAAGAGGGTGGCCCTCATCGCCTGTCTCCTAGTCCTCATCGTGCTGCTGGTTGCCCTCATCCTGCTCT TCTTGTTCTGGCGGTCCAGCACTGGCATTGTGCACAAGCAGCCGGCGGAGAGCTGCAGTGACCACGCTGTGCGGTGCGATGGGGTTCCCGACTGCTCTCAGAGAAGCGACGAGCTAGACTGTG TGCGCTTTGGGTGGAACCAGTCCTTGCTCCATGTCTACTCAGGAGCAGAGAGGGAGTGGCTGCCTGTCTGCAGCCATACCTGGACAGAGGCCTTCTCCCAGAAGACCTGTCAGCAGCTTGGATTCCTAAA TGCTTCCAACACAGAATACGTCTCTCTGTCCTTCCCTGGGAAAAGTCTTGTGGCTGGAGGGATGCAAAAAACCATTCAGCAGAGTCTCAACAG CTCCCAGTGTAGTTCCAGAAAATACGTTTCTCTCCGATGCACAA ACTGCGGGCAACGGATATCTGGCCGCATTGTGGGTGGCACCGAAGCTTCTGCCAGTAAATGGCCTTGGCAAGTGAGCCTCCAGTATGGGTCTGCTCACATCTGCGGCGGCACTATCATCGATCCCCAGTGGGTGCTGACCGCAGCCCACTGCTTCTTCAT AAATAGTGTGAAGATCCTGGACGAGTGGAAGGTATATGCGGGTACTGCTGATCTCAAGCAGGCGATGGAGGGAATCCTGGTCTCTGAAGTCATCATCAATGCCAATTACAGTGATGATCATGATGACTATGACATTGCCCTGATGAAACTCTCCCAGCCCTTGGTCCTCTCAG CTCAGGTCCGCCCAGCCTGCCTTCCCATGTCAGGCCAACGGTTTCTTCCTGGGAGGACATGCTTCATCACGGGCTTTGGCAAGATCAGTGAAAATGAGG AGAATACATCACCCAAGCTGCGGGAAGCAGAAGTGAAAATCATTGACTATCGGCTCTGCAACAGCCATAATGTCTATGAGGGGTTCTTAACCCCCCGGATGATGTGTGCCGGGTTTTTGCAAGGGGGCAAAGACTCCTGCCAG ggTGACAGTGGTGGCCCCCTGGTCTGTCAAGACAACAATCGATGGTACTTGGCTGGTGTTACCAGCTGGGGAACTGGCTGTGGCCAGAGAAACAAGCCAGGTGTCTATACCCAAGTCACAAAGCTTCTTGGTTGGATTTACAGCCAAATGGAG AGCCAGAGCAACTGA
- the IL10RA gene encoding interleukin-10 receptor subunit alpha: MLVPALLLLPLLLHCLRGHGGERIPAPPVDVHFQAHIFHHQLLWEPGAQGSPDGGILYEVQYRRVGNGSWRAAANCTRIALHSCDLTYETRQPAAHYLARVRAVAGNRTSAWRLTRRFAPKEATLWVSKVTLSRSGNRLHVSLQLPTSHWANLTYEESYQVWGEYHAHVRRVSDNAQFVHVHSSLEFDLPPLLWGEQYCIRVQPRVASRPNPADWTEEQCVSIPPLEGHTEGPVLTPSLALLSLLSLGMLGAGLGLASAYKKKPTKMPSVLKSPLQHSLCWGLMEESQGRVLHMETESIQQLFFLGPQNQAHLERSSSSSSHHSGAELPEKNCQMEDGTGLQEGSGCSADSGICLQEPSGSLSTLQFGGTGSSPDIDQKKGIQEDAGSFWREEQLLLGEGSPSKDLTQMHFSGYKKQSGAHLDPEGCLRPASSVDRDSLSQPSLTTGYLKQTLLGAPSGLKVRALTNFLHRMDQEKEQFPNSMSPDVLGPWELPCTSPQALLALGFSEQEQATPPLPLSLQRHLSRDPVLLSFPSQCWV, from the exons ATGTTGGTGCccgcgctgctgctgctgcctctccTGCTGCACTGCCTTCGGGGCCACG GGGGAGAGCGGATTCCCGCCCCGCCCGTGGATGTGCACTTCCAGGCCCATATCTTCCACCACCAGCTTCTCTGGGAGCCGGGCGCCCAAGGCAGCCCGGACGGCGGGATCCTGTACGAGGTGCAGTACCGGCG GGTCGGCAACGGCAGCTGGAGGGCCGCCGCCAACTGTACCCGGATCGCGCTCCACTCCTGCGACCTCACCTATGAGACTCGGCAGCCCGCGGCCCACTACTTGGCCCGGGTGCGCGCCGTAGCCGGGAACCGCACCTCCGCCTGGAGATTGACGCGCCGCTTTGCGCCTAAAGAAG CAACTCTGTGGGTCTCCAAGGTGACCCTCTCCAGGAGCGGCAACCGGCTCCATGTCTCTTTGCAGCTTCCCACCAGCCACTGGGCCAACCTCACTTATGAAGAGAGCTACCAGGTGTGGGGGGAGTACCACGCCCATGTCCGGAGAGTGTCTGACAATGCCCAG TTTGTGCATGTCCACAGCAGCCTGGAGTTTGACCTCCCCCCACTGCTGTGGGGGGAGCAGTACTGCATCCGTGTACAGCCTCGTGTGGCTTCCAGGCCAAACCCTGCTGACTGGACGGAGGAGCAGTGTGTCTCAATACCCCCCCTGGAAG GCCACACAGAAGGTCCTGTCCTCACCCCAAGTTTGGCCCTCCTGAGTCTTTTAAGTCTTGGAATGCTGGGTGCAGGGCTGGGCTTGGCCTCTGCCTACAAGAAGAAGCCCACAAAGATGCCTTCAGTCCTG AAATCTCCTCTTCAGCACAGCCTCTGCTGGGGGCTGATGGAGGAAAGCCAAGGCCGAGTCCTGCACATGGAGACCGAATCCATCCAGCAGCTGTTCTTCCTGGGTCCACAGAATCAGGCACACTTagagaggagcagcagcagcagcagccaccacaGTGGTGCAGAGCTTCCAGagaagaattgccagatggaagATGGCACAGGGCTCCAGGAAGGCAGTGGTTGTAGTGCAGACAGTGGCATCTGCCTGCAGGAACCCTCTGGCAGCCTGAGCACTCTGCAGTTCGGTGGCACAGGGTCATCCCCGGACATTGATCAAAAAAAGGGCATACAGGAAGATGCAGGTAGCTTTTGGAGGGAGGAACAACTGCTGCTGGGAGAGGGGTCACCCTCCAAGGACCTGACCCAGATGCATTTTTCTGGGTACAAGAAACAGTCAGGGGCTCATTTGGATCCTGAGGGTTGTCTGAGGCCTGCCTCCAGTGTGGACAgggacagcctttctcagcccAGTTTGACAACTGGCTATTTGAAGCAGACCTTGCTTGGAGCCCCTTCTGGCTTGAAGGTGAGAGCTCTCACAAACTTTCTTCATAGAATGGACCAGGAGAAAGAACAGTTCCCGAACAGCATGTCCCCAGATGTCTTGGGACCGTGGGAGTTGCCCTGTACATCGCCACAGGCCCTCTTGGCATTGGGCTTCTCTGAACAAGAGCAGGCAACACCTCCACTGCCACTCTCCCTCCAGCGGCATTTGAGCCGGGATCCTGTTCTCCTGAGCTTTCCTTCACAGTGCTGGGTATAA